Proteins encoded by one window of Kribbella flavida DSM 17836:
- a CDS encoding multifunctional oxoglutarate decarboxylase/oxoglutarate dehydrogenase thiamine pyrophosphate-binding subunit/dihydrolipoyllysine-residue succinyltransferase subunit, whose product MATEPSDTNPLAAFGSNEWLVDEMYEKYQQDPKSVDPAWQTYFESDGFKGSGPGDAKPVTTGPADAPRPDAVSDNKTPEAAVRGTTATAPAASKPAAQAAARTPEQAAPPTTASTAQPAQSRPAQTQPPASAQQTAPAASGAPTGGTVNQPPSAQPKPAPATSTDAERKVLRGAPARTAQNMETSLQVPTATSVRQVPVKLLIDNRIVINNHLKRARGGKISFTHLIGWALVKALKTLPEMNASYDETEGKPTLVQPAHINLGLAIDMAKPDGTRQLLVPSIKAAETMTFAEFWMAYEDIVRRARDNKLALPDFQGTTISLTNPGTIGTQHSVPRLMSGQGCIIGVGAMEYPPEYQGAAEETMAKLAVSKVMTLTSTYDHRIIQGAQSGEFLRKIHQLLLGEEGFYDEIFQSLRIPYEPIRWAADLPHSHEEDISKQARILELIHAYRVRGHIMADTDPLEYKQRSHPDLDVATHGLTLWDLDREFATGSFGAATDRRFMKLREILGILRDSYCRTTGVEYMHIQDPEQRKWLQERIERPHTKPPREEQLRILAKLNEAEAFETFLQTKYVGQKRFSLEGGETTIPLLDELCEEAAGAGLDEVVIGMAHRGRLNVLANIVGKSYGQIFREFDGNIDPRTVQGSGDVKYHLGAEGEFVSEFGDKIKVSVAANPSHLETVDPVLEGIVRAKQDILDRGAAFPVLPVLVHGDAAFAGQGVVAETLNLSQLRGYRTGGTIHVIVNNQVGFTTSPASSRSSMYCTDVARMVQAPIFHVNGDDPEACIRVASLAFEYRQAFNKDVVIDLVCYRRRGHNEGDDPSFTQPLMYDLIEQKRSVRKLYTEALIGRGDITVEEAEQAMRDFQQRLERVFTEVREAKSQPDTPAPYVTVPVYPDKPEGPDATATTPEVLKKIADAYTTLPEGFTAHPKVLPQLQRRAAAITQGPVDWASAEITAFGSLLLAGRPVRLAGQDSRRGTFVQRFAAIIDRVNGQDHVPLQHLGEDQANFYVYDSLLSEYAALGFEYGYSVARPDALVLWEAQFGDFVNGAQSIIDEYISAGEAKWGQKSGVVLLLPHGYEGQGPDHSSARIERFLTLCAENAMTVAQPSTPASYFHLLRRHTLQEEHNPLIVFTPKQLLRRKEAVSQPEELTSGSFRPVLNDSDAEQNPATVERVILASGRISYDLLAERKKVEPDKISTAVLRVEQLYPLPTEQIKAELAKYPNATEIRWVQDEPANQGPWPFMALNLTEHLGGKPFYRVSRPAMSAPSVGSMGVHQAEQATLLKQAFS is encoded by the coding sequence GTGGCCACCGAGCCATCAGACACCAATCCCCTTGCAGCCTTCGGAAGCAACGAATGGCTGGTCGACGAGATGTACGAGAAGTACCAGCAGGATCCGAAGTCGGTGGATCCGGCCTGGCAGACCTACTTCGAGAGCGACGGATTCAAGGGATCCGGACCGGGTGACGCGAAGCCGGTGACGACCGGCCCGGCCGACGCTCCCCGACCCGATGCGGTGTCGGACAACAAGACCCCGGAGGCCGCCGTCCGCGGGACGACCGCGACCGCCCCGGCCGCGAGCAAGCCGGCCGCGCAGGCCGCCGCCCGCACCCCGGAGCAGGCCGCTCCGCCGACCACGGCGTCCACGGCCCAGCCGGCTCAGAGCCGGCCGGCCCAGACCCAGCCCCCGGCGTCCGCCCAGCAGACCGCGCCCGCCGCGAGCGGCGCGCCGACCGGAGGAACGGTGAACCAACCGCCCAGCGCGCAGCCCAAGCCCGCCCCGGCGACCAGCACGGACGCGGAGCGCAAGGTCCTGCGGGGCGCTCCGGCCCGGACCGCGCAGAACATGGAGACCAGCCTCCAGGTCCCCACCGCGACCAGCGTCCGCCAGGTGCCGGTCAAGCTGCTGATCGACAACCGCATCGTCATCAACAACCACCTCAAGCGCGCCCGCGGCGGCAAGATCTCCTTCACTCACCTGATCGGCTGGGCGCTGGTGAAGGCACTGAAGACGCTGCCGGAGATGAACGCGTCGTACGACGAGACCGAGGGCAAGCCGACCCTGGTCCAGCCGGCCCACATCAACCTGGGCCTGGCCATCGACATGGCCAAGCCGGACGGCACCCGGCAGCTGCTGGTGCCGTCGATCAAGGCCGCCGAGACGATGACGTTCGCCGAGTTCTGGATGGCCTACGAGGACATCGTGCGCCGGGCCCGGGACAACAAGCTGGCGCTGCCCGACTTCCAGGGCACCACGATCAGCCTGACCAACCCCGGCACGATCGGCACCCAGCACTCGGTGCCGCGGCTGATGAGCGGCCAGGGCTGCATCATCGGCGTCGGCGCGATGGAGTACCCGCCGGAGTACCAGGGCGCGGCCGAGGAGACGATGGCCAAGCTCGCGGTCAGCAAGGTGATGACGCTGACCTCGACGTACGACCACCGGATCATCCAGGGCGCCCAGTCGGGTGAGTTCCTGCGCAAGATCCACCAGCTGCTGCTCGGCGAGGAGGGTTTCTACGACGAGATCTTCCAGAGCCTGCGGATCCCGTACGAGCCGATCCGCTGGGCCGCCGACCTCCCGCACAGCCACGAGGAGGACATCAGCAAGCAGGCCCGCATCCTCGAGCTGATCCACGCCTACCGGGTGCGCGGCCACATCATGGCCGACACCGACCCGCTGGAGTACAAGCAGCGCAGCCACCCCGACCTCGACGTGGCCACCCACGGGCTGACCCTGTGGGACCTGGACCGCGAGTTCGCCACCGGCTCGTTCGGGGCCGCGACCGACCGCCGGTTCATGAAGCTGCGGGAGATCCTCGGCATCCTGCGCGACTCGTACTGCCGGACCACCGGCGTCGAGTACATGCACATCCAGGACCCCGAGCAGCGCAAGTGGCTGCAGGAGCGGATCGAGCGGCCGCACACCAAGCCGCCGCGCGAGGAGCAGCTGCGGATCCTGGCCAAGCTGAACGAGGCCGAGGCGTTCGAGACCTTCCTGCAGACCAAGTACGTCGGCCAGAAGCGGTTCTCGCTGGAAGGCGGCGAGACCACCATCCCGCTGCTCGACGAGCTGTGCGAGGAGGCCGCCGGCGCCGGGCTGGACGAGGTCGTCATCGGGATGGCGCACCGCGGCCGGCTGAACGTGCTGGCCAACATCGTCGGCAAGTCGTACGGGCAGATCTTCCGCGAGTTCGACGGCAACATCGACCCGCGCACGGTCCAGGGCTCCGGTGACGTCAAGTACCACCTGGGCGCCGAGGGCGAGTTCGTCTCCGAGTTCGGCGACAAGATCAAGGTGTCGGTGGCGGCGAACCCGTCGCACCTGGAGACCGTCGACCCCGTGCTCGAGGGCATCGTCCGGGCCAAGCAGGACATTCTCGACCGCGGCGCCGCGTTCCCGGTGCTGCCGGTCCTGGTGCACGGCGACGCGGCCTTCGCCGGCCAGGGCGTCGTGGCCGAGACGCTGAACCTGTCCCAGCTGCGCGGCTACCGCACCGGCGGCACGATCCACGTGATCGTGAACAACCAGGTCGGCTTCACCACCTCGCCGGCCTCGTCGCGCTCGTCGATGTACTGCACCGACGTCGCGCGCATGGTGCAGGCGCCGATCTTCCACGTGAACGGCGACGACCCCGAGGCCTGCATCCGGGTCGCCTCGCTGGCCTTCGAGTACCGCCAGGCGTTCAACAAGGACGTCGTCATCGACCTGGTCTGCTACCGCCGCCGGGGCCACAACGAGGGCGACGACCCGAGCTTCACCCAGCCGCTGATGTACGACCTGATCGAGCAGAAGCGGTCGGTGCGCAAGCTCTACACCGAGGCGCTGATCGGCCGTGGCGACATCACCGTCGAGGAGGCCGAGCAGGCGATGCGCGACTTCCAGCAGCGGCTGGAGCGGGTGTTCACCGAGGTGCGGGAGGCGAAGAGCCAGCCCGACACCCCGGCGCCGTACGTGACCGTGCCGGTCTACCCCGACAAGCCGGAGGGCCCGGACGCGACCGCGACCACGCCCGAGGTGCTGAAGAAGATCGCCGACGCGTACACCACGCTGCCGGAGGGCTTCACCGCGCACCCGAAGGTGCTGCCGCAGCTGCAGCGCCGGGCCGCCGCGATCACCCAGGGGCCGGTCGACTGGGCCAGCGCCGAGATCACCGCGTTCGGCTCGCTGCTGCTGGCCGGGCGCCCGGTCCGGCTGGCCGGTCAGGACAGCCGCCGCGGCACGTTCGTGCAGCGGTTCGCCGCGATCATCGACCGGGTCAACGGGCAGGACCACGTCCCGCTGCAGCACCTGGGCGAGGACCAGGCGAACTTCTACGTCTACGACTCGCTGCTCAGCGAGTACGCCGCGCTCGGCTTCGAGTACGGCTACTCGGTGGCCCGGCCGGACGCGCTGGTGCTCTGGGAGGCCCAGTTCGGCGACTTCGTCAACGGCGCCCAGTCGATCATCGACGAGTACATCTCGGCCGGTGAGGCGAAGTGGGGCCAGAAGTCCGGGGTCGTGCTGCTGCTGCCGCACGGCTACGAGGGCCAGGGCCCGGACCACTCCTCGGCCCGGATCGAGCGGTTCCTGACGCTGTGCGCGGAGAACGCGATGACCGTGGCGCAGCCGTCCACGCCGGCGTCGTACTTCCACCTGCTGCGGCGGCACACGCTGCAGGAGGAGCACAACCCGCTGATCGTCTTCACGCCGAAGCAGCTGCTGCGGCGCAAGGAAGCGGTGTCGCAGCCGGAGGAGCTCACCAGCGGCTCGTTCCGCCCGGTGCTGAACGACTCCGACGCCGAGCAGAACCCGGCCACCGTGGAGCGGGTCATCCTGGCCTCGGGCCGGATCAGCTACGACCTGCTGGCCGAGCGCAAGAAGGTCGAGCCGGACAAGATCAGCACCGCCGTGCTGCGGGTCGAGCAGCTCTACCCGCTGCCGACCGAGCAGATCAAGGCGGAACTGGCGAAGTACCCGAACGCGACCGAGATCCGCTGGGTGCAGGACGAGCCGGCGAACCAGGGTCCGTGGCCGTTCATGGCGCTGAACCTGACCGAGCACCTCGGCGGCAAGCCGTTCTACCGGGTCTCCCGGCCCGCGATGTCGGCGCCGTCGGTCGGCTCGATGGGTGTGCACCAGGCCGAGCAGGCGACGCTGCTGAAGCAGGCGTTCAGCTGA
- a CDS encoding DUF6104 family protein, whose translation MYFTDRGIEELEGRRGEEDVSLAWVAERLREFVDLNPEFETPIERFATWLARLDDEDD comes from the coding sequence GTGTACTTCACCGACCGAGGGATCGAGGAGCTCGAGGGCCGGCGGGGCGAGGAGGACGTCTCGCTGGCCTGGGTGGCCGAGCGGCTGCGCGAGTTCGTCGACCTGAACCCCGAGTTCGAGACGCCGATCGAGCGCTTCGCCACCTGGCTGGCCCGGCTCGACGACGAGGACGACTGA
- a CDS encoding AAA family ATPase produces the protein MPFADHPVRRVAAAEGVRPSGHWPHTIPAVRQLLTDGLDLGPGVTFLVGENGAGKSTLVEAVAVAFGMSPEGGSTGARLTTRASESPLSQDLVLTRGAGASKAGFFLRAETMHGFYTYLEENPGARPEPVFHEMSHGESFLALIGDRFTRRGLYCLDEPESALSFSSSLAVVGVLNELARSGSQVLCATHSPVIAALPGATILEVGDWGIRESAWEELELVQNWRAYLDGPQRYLRHIL, from the coding sequence ATGCCCTTCGCCGACCACCCCGTACGCCGGGTGGCCGCGGCGGAGGGCGTTCGGCCGTCCGGGCACTGGCCGCACACGATTCCCGCGGTCCGGCAGCTGCTCACCGACGGGCTCGACCTGGGCCCCGGCGTCACCTTCCTGGTCGGCGAGAACGGCGCGGGCAAGTCGACGCTGGTCGAGGCGGTCGCGGTCGCCTTCGGCATGTCGCCGGAGGGCGGGTCGACCGGGGCCCGGCTGACCACGCGTGCCAGCGAGTCACCGTTGTCGCAGGACCTCGTGCTGACCAGGGGCGCCGGCGCGTCGAAGGCCGGGTTCTTCCTGCGGGCCGAGACGATGCACGGCTTCTACACCTACCTGGAGGAGAATCCGGGCGCCCGGCCGGAGCCGGTGTTCCACGAGATGAGCCACGGCGAGAGCTTTCTCGCCCTGATCGGCGACCGCTTCACCCGCCGGGGCCTCTACTGCCTGGACGAGCCCGAGTCGGCGCTGTCGTTCTCGTCCAGCCTCGCCGTGGTCGGCGTTCTGAACGAGCTGGCGCGGTCCGGCTCGCAGGTGCTGTGCGCGACCCACTCCCCCGTCATCGCGGCACTGCCCGGCGCGACCATTCTCGAGGTCGGCGACTGGGGCATCCGGGAGTCCGCCTGGGAGGAGCTGGAGCTGGTGCAGAACTGGCGGGCGTACCTGGACGGACCCCAGCGGTACCTGCGGCACATTCTCTAG
- a CDS encoding ArsR/SmtB family transcription factor has product MTTPFPEPTKAQLESAAGTFAMLSAPVRLHLVSLAAQGEYDVGTLADRAGVSIATASQHLGKLRLAGIITARREGRRHIYTVDDPHVLNLVDQIFEHIAPDGSLAPDPPLRTRPPHAAD; this is encoded by the coding sequence ATGACAACACCGTTCCCCGAACCGACGAAGGCCCAGCTGGAGTCCGCCGCCGGCACCTTCGCGATGCTGTCCGCGCCGGTGCGGCTGCATCTGGTCTCCCTGGCCGCCCAGGGCGAGTACGACGTGGGCACGCTGGCCGATCGCGCCGGCGTCAGCATCGCGACGGCCAGCCAGCACCTCGGCAAGCTCCGGCTGGCCGGCATCATCACCGCCCGGCGGGAGGGGCGGCGGCACATCTACACGGTCGACGACCCGCACGTGCTGAACCTGGTCGACCAGATCTTCGAGCACATCGCCCCCGACGGCTCGCTGGCCCCCGACCCGCCGCTGCGCACCCGGCCACCGCACGCTGCCGACTGA
- a CDS encoding sodium/hydrogen exchanger: MTNLDGMVRALRPVLLCLAVAVPAVALRVTGVHPAAPLAIMVFGLGVVAASFVLAWAAEAAELDISGGLAIALLAVIAVLPEYAVDLYFAHTAGSQPEYVQYAAANMTGSNRLLLGLGWSSVVLVSLYVASRRSGRSVRSLVLDSGYRRELGFLSIAGVVAFVIPLTGQIHLVLGIALLAFFAYYLWRAAASEHGDEPELIGPAARIGALPKVQRRLTVVAMFALAAGVILAAAEPFADSLVEGGHALGIDQFLLVQWLAPLASEAPEFIIALLFAWRGKGAAALGLLISAKVNQWTLLIGSLPIAYGIGGGPAALQLDGRQVEEFLLTATQTLLGIAILLTLRFPRWAAWTLLGLFAVQFAVPGQTGRYVLCGVYAALALATFVHHRREILPTLAEPFRRTKQAEQRSDELIGV; this comes from the coding sequence ATGACTAATCTGGACGGCATGGTCAGAGCTCTCCGCCCCGTGCTCCTCTGTCTCGCGGTGGCGGTTCCCGCGGTGGCGTTGCGCGTCACCGGAGTCCACCCAGCGGCCCCGCTGGCGATCATGGTCTTCGGTCTCGGTGTGGTCGCCGCCTCGTTCGTGCTCGCCTGGGCCGCCGAGGCCGCCGAGCTGGACATCTCCGGCGGGCTGGCGATCGCGCTGCTCGCGGTCATCGCCGTGCTTCCGGAGTACGCGGTCGATCTGTACTTCGCCCACACCGCCGGCAGCCAGCCGGAGTACGTCCAGTACGCCGCGGCCAACATGACCGGCTCCAACCGCCTCCTGCTCGGCCTCGGCTGGTCCAGCGTCGTCCTGGTCAGCCTGTACGTCGCCAGCCGGCGCAGCGGTCGTTCCGTCCGGTCCCTGGTGCTCGACTCGGGCTACCGGCGAGAGCTGGGCTTCCTGTCGATCGCCGGTGTGGTGGCGTTCGTCATCCCGCTCACCGGTCAGATCCACCTCGTGCTGGGCATCGCGCTGCTCGCGTTCTTCGCGTACTACCTGTGGCGGGCGGCGGCCAGCGAGCACGGCGACGAGCCCGAGCTGATCGGTCCGGCGGCGCGGATCGGCGCCCTGCCGAAGGTGCAGCGTCGGCTCACGGTGGTCGCCATGTTCGCGCTGGCGGCCGGAGTGATCCTGGCGGCGGCCGAGCCGTTCGCCGACTCGCTGGTCGAGGGCGGGCACGCGCTGGGCATCGACCAGTTCCTGCTGGTCCAGTGGCTGGCTCCGCTCGCCTCGGAGGCGCCGGAGTTCATCATCGCGCTGCTGTTCGCCTGGCGCGGCAAGGGTGCGGCGGCGCTCGGCCTGCTGATCTCGGCCAAGGTGAACCAGTGGACCCTGCTGATCGGAAGCCTGCCGATCGCGTACGGCATCGGCGGCGGCCCGGCCGCGCTGCAGCTGGACGGGCGGCAGGTCGAGGAGTTCCTGCTCACCGCGACCCAGACGCTGCTCGGCATCGCGATCCTGCTGACGCTGCGCTTCCCCCGCTGGGCCGCCTGGACGCTGCTCGGGCTGTTCGCGGTCCAGTTCGCCGTACCGGGGCAGACCGGGCGGTACGTGCTCTGCGGCGTCTACGCCGCGCTCGCGCTGGCGACGTTCGTGCACCACCGCCGGGAGATCCTGCCGACGCTGGCCGAACCGTTCCGGCGGACGAAGCAGGCCGAGCAGCGCTCGGACGAGCTGATCGGCGTCTGA
- a CDS encoding WhiB family transcriptional regulator: protein MRPTLTVIADPADRWMMKAACVGQAPAYDETASQWEQRKARAVCLTACPVLDECREWARRTKFTGTAAGEKFLDGRRRGRPGPTERRRPTVVEVEVEVEQQQAS, encoded by the coding sequence ATGAGGCCGACCTTGACGGTGATCGCCGACCCCGCCGACCGCTGGATGATGAAGGCCGCGTGCGTCGGCCAGGCGCCGGCGTACGACGAGACCGCGAGTCAGTGGGAACAGCGCAAGGCGCGGGCGGTCTGCCTGACCGCCTGCCCGGTGCTCGACGAGTGCCGGGAGTGGGCCCGCCGGACCAAGTTCACCGGCACCGCGGCCGGGGAGAAGTTCCTGGACGGCCGGCGTCGCGGCCGCCCCGGACCGACCGAGCGCCGCCGTCCGACGGTCGTCGAGGTCGAGGTCGAGGTTGAGCAGCAGCAGGCCAGCTGA
- a CDS encoding FAD-dependent oxidoreductase, whose protein sequence is MTYVIAGDCCADARCVSACPMNCIHPSPGEPGFGTTDGLFIDPRTCIDCGACAEVCPVDAAQPADKAAPIDVALNAAYFAERPAVDALDLDAWEPPRFDRWTGGPRRVAVVGAGPAGMYATRELLQRSTAEVTLIDRLPVVGGLARFGVAPDHPLTKQILGTFERIAAHPRVRWQPGTEAVAAELERRYDAVVHAVGAFRSRRLGIPGEHGERSCPAAEVVAWYNGRPGAQQVPVELTGRRAVIVGTGNVALDLARLLISTPERLAGLDLPAAVRETLRASEITEVVILGRRGPESAAYTGSAFRDLRALDGVEVVLDDTDVPAELSRQEDADGAWGTTRTPAGAPARSTDRRPHPRQAAQGADAQCTERLELLRGVRREPVDLANEPRPGRRVVLRFGATPTRWDPAAGLSTAAGDLIRAGNLFTAIGFVGQPVDGLPFDGVLGIVPNVRGAVIGRPGHFVTGWIKRGARGGIGVNRACAEETVRTLLTGAEVSPALL, encoded by the coding sequence ATGACGTACGTGATCGCGGGGGACTGCTGCGCGGACGCGCGGTGCGTGTCGGCGTGCCCGATGAACTGCATCCACCCGTCGCCGGGCGAGCCGGGGTTCGGGACGACGGACGGGTTGTTCATCGATCCGCGCACCTGCATCGACTGCGGCGCGTGTGCCGAGGTCTGCCCGGTGGACGCGGCGCAGCCGGCCGACAAGGCAGCGCCGATCGACGTCGCGCTGAATGCGGCGTACTTCGCCGAGCGGCCGGCGGTGGACGCACTCGACCTCGACGCCTGGGAGCCGCCGCGCTTCGACCGGTGGACGGGCGGGCCGCGCCGGGTCGCGGTGGTCGGCGCGGGACCGGCCGGGATGTACGCGACGCGAGAGTTGCTGCAGCGCAGTACGGCCGAGGTGACGTTGATCGATCGGCTGCCGGTGGTGGGCGGGCTGGCGCGCTTCGGGGTCGCGCCGGATCATCCGCTGACGAAGCAGATCCTGGGCACCTTCGAGCGGATCGCCGCGCACCCGCGGGTCCGCTGGCAGCCGGGGACCGAGGCGGTCGCGGCCGAGCTGGAACGCCGGTACGACGCGGTGGTGCACGCGGTCGGGGCGTTCCGGAGCCGGCGGCTGGGGATTCCGGGAGAGCACGGCGAGCGGAGCTGTCCGGCGGCCGAGGTGGTTGCCTGGTACAACGGTCGCCCTGGCGCGCAGCAGGTGCCGGTCGAGCTGACCGGTCGGCGTGCGGTGATCGTCGGTACCGGGAACGTCGCGCTGGACCTGGCGCGGCTGCTGATCAGCACGCCCGAACGACTGGCCGGGCTGGACCTGCCTGCGGCGGTACGTGAGACGTTGCGGGCGAGCGAAATCACCGAGGTGGTGATCCTGGGCCGCCGCGGTCCGGAGTCCGCGGCGTACACCGGGTCCGCCTTCCGCGACCTGCGTGCGCTGGACGGCGTCGAGGTCGTCCTGGACGACACCGACGTTCCGGCCGAGCTCAGCCGGCAGGAGGACGCCGACGGGGCGTGGGGCACGACCCGTACGCCGGCGGGGGCGCCGGCTCGCAGCACTGACCGCCGCCCGCACCCCCGCCAGGCAGCGCAGGGGGCGGACGCGCAGTGTACGGAGCGGCTGGAGTTGTTGCGGGGTGTTCGGCGGGAGCCGGTCGACCTGGCGAATGAGCCGAGGCCCGGGCGGCGGGTGGTGCTGCGGTTCGGTGCCACGCCGACCCGTTGGGATCCGGCCGCCGGGCTGAGCACAGCCGCTGGGGATCTGATCCGGGCCGGCAACCTCTTCACAGCGATCGGTTTCGTGGGGCAGCCGGTCGACGGGCTGCCGTTCGACGGCGTGCTGGGAATCGTGCCGAACGTGCGGGGTGCGGTGATCGGCCGGCCGGGGCACTTCGTCACCGGGTGGATCAAGCGGGGAGCCCGCGGCGGAATCGGCGTCAACCGGGCCTGCGCCGAGGAAACCGTGCGTACCTTGCTGACCGGCGCCGAGGTGTCACCGGCACTGCTGTGA
- a CDS encoding AurF N-oxygenase family protein — protein sequence MHGTDETARRLLASSAQLSRDPATEIDWDEPVADDYGLSPEWSTLYGTAYWAELSEAQRRLLTRHEAASVASTGIWFELILQQMILRDVYSVSPASAEFQWALTEIADECRHSIMFARASGKLVDAEYRPRLLARELGRAFKTVATGETAYAAILVAEEVLDVMQRDWMRDRRVAPLVRTVNHIHVVEESRHMVFAREETRQRIAGTGRAARWTSALVIALAADMIVSSMVGREVYANAGLDADRAVREARSNEHHRALLRSSCANLMDFLGEVGLLTAAAARVYRRTGLL from the coding sequence ATGCACGGCACGGACGAAACCGCACGGCGGCTGCTCGCCTCGTCGGCCCAGCTGTCCCGCGATCCCGCGACGGAGATCGACTGGGACGAGCCGGTCGCCGACGACTACGGGCTGAGCCCGGAGTGGAGCACGCTCTACGGCACGGCGTACTGGGCGGAGCTCTCCGAGGCCCAGCGCCGGCTGCTGACCCGGCACGAGGCGGCCTCGGTGGCGTCGACCGGGATCTGGTTCGAGCTCATCCTGCAACAGATGATCCTGCGGGACGTGTACTCCGTCAGCCCGGCGAGCGCGGAGTTCCAGTGGGCGCTGACCGAGATCGCCGACGAGTGCCGGCACTCGATCATGTTCGCGCGCGCCTCGGGCAAGCTGGTGGACGCCGAGTACCGGCCGCGGCTGCTCGCCCGCGAGCTCGGCCGGGCGTTCAAGACCGTCGCCACCGGGGAGACGGCGTACGCCGCGATCCTGGTCGCCGAGGAGGTTCTCGACGTCATGCAGCGCGACTGGATGCGCGACCGCCGGGTCGCCCCGCTGGTCCGGACGGTGAACCACATCCACGTCGTCGAGGAGTCCCGGCACATGGTGTTCGCCCGGGAGGAGACCCGGCAGCGGATCGCCGGAACCGGCCGGGCCGCGCGCTGGACCAGCGCACTGGTGATCGCCCTGGCCGCCGACATGATCGTCAGCAGCATGGTCGGCCGAGAGGTGTACGCGAACGCCGGGCTCGACGCCGACCGGGCGGTCCGCGAGGCCCGGAGCAACGAGCATCACCGGGCGTTGCTGCGGTCCAGCTGCGCCAACCTGATGGACTTTCTCGGCGAGGTCGGCCTGCTCACCGCTGCGGCGGCGCGGGTCTACCGCCGGACCGGACTGCTCTGA